The Streptomyces collinus DNA segment TGGGCCAGCCAGCCGATGAGCCCGAGCAGCACGACGAGCAGGGGCGGGATCACGGAGGCCTGCCAGGTCAGCAGGACCGGCGGGCCCTCGAGTGACGCTCCGGTGCCGTCCAGCCAGTCGGACACGCGCTGCGACACACCGCCGGACATGACGCCGCCGAGCGCGCAGGCCAGCATCGCCACGGCCGGTCCGCCCAGGCCCCGCAGCACCGCCCGCCGGTCGGGGTCGGTGCGGTGCAGGGCGTGGGCGACGACGCCGAGGACGATCACGAGCAGGCCCTGGACCAGGGCGATCCCGCCGAAGGTCGCATCACCCGGCAGCCGGCCTTCCGACGTCCACCCGGGGCGCTCCCATCCGGCGTACAGCAGGGCGAGGGCGAGCAGGACGAGCGCGACGAGCGGCAGGCGCCGTACGAAACGCTCGTCGAGTTTCCGGTCCAGCCGTCTCTCGCTGCGGCCGCGGCGGCACACCACCCACACCACGGCGACCGCGCAGGCCGCGAGGGCCGCCTCCAGGACCAGGCCCAGAACGCCGAGTACGGCGGGGCCGCCAGGGCGCCGGTCGAAGCGGGCGGCGGCGCTGCCGACCGCGGCGGCGACCGTGATCAGTCCGGCGGCGGTGTGCGCGGCGCGCAGCCGGGCCACCAGCCGGCGCCCGTACCAGAACCCGGGCCGGCCGAGTGCGGTCGGGCCGCCGTCTCCTTCGGGCTCGGGTGCACGTTCGATGGGCTGCTGGGACTCGTAGTCGCTCCATGTGCGCCGGGACAGGTACCAGAGGAGGACGGTCAGGGCGGTGGGCACGACGGCGGCGAGGGCGAGCCTGCGGCCGGGGGCGCTCCACCAGCCGCCGTCCGAGACGGTGGGCGAGAGGAAGCCCAGCCAGGTGTGGCGGTCGGCGCAGGCGGTGGTGCCCGCGCACTGCCAGGCCGCCAGGTCGAGGGCGACCTCACAGGCGGCCGCCACGAGCAGCGCCGTCAGGGTGAGTGCCGTGAGCCGTACCAGGAGGCCGTAGAGGCGTACGGTGCGGCGGCGGCCGTGGGCGGAGGGGCGCATCCAGTGCGCGAGGTTGACGACCATGAACGGCAGCAGCAACAGCCACAGGGCGCGGGTGCCGTTGCCGGAGGTGAGGTTGCACCAGACGTAGGCCTCGGGCACCGGCCCTTCACGGCGACGGTCGTCAGGGGTGTGCTCGGCGTCGACGTCGTCGGCGCGCCGGAAGACGGCCGCCGTGTCGTCGCCGGTGATCCGTACCGTCCGCGGATCGTTGAGCATCTCCTGCGGCGTGGTTCCGCCGACGCCGTGGACCAGGAGTTCCAGGGCGGTCCCGGGCTCGCCGGGCCGCGTGGCGGGACCGTCTGACCCGCCGGTCGACGCATGTTCCTGCGCACGTTCCACTGATTCGCACTTCCCCCGTGACACGCCGTCGGCTCTGTCCGTGCGGGCACAAGGATCTCCACTTCCGCGGCGCCGCACACCTCCTGTCACGGAATCTCCCCGATCCGTGATGAAGCGTTGTGACGGCTGAGCCACCGGTGGCATGTGCGCGACGAGTGGGCGTGGTGGCGCTCTCCGCTCCGCGACATGCGAGGATGGGACGTCCTCGCACCGCGGCCCGGGAGAATGCCCTAGTCGGAGCCGGTGCGGGGGGTGTCGGACGGCATTGAGGCGAAAGGACCGGAGCGTACGTGAGCGAGAATCAGAACCTCCTCGCGGAGCAGCGGCGATCCCTGATCCTCGACGAGGTTCGCCGCCGGGGCGGTGTCCGGGTCAACGAGCTGACCCGCAAGCTCGGCGTGTCGGACATGACGGTCCGCCGTGACCTCGACGCGCTCGCCCGCCAGGGCGTGCTGGAAAAGGTGCACGGCGGCGCGGTCCCGGTGGTCGAGGCCAGTACCCACGAACCGGGCTTCGAGGCCAAGTCCGGCCTGGAGCTGACCGCCAAGGAGGACATCGCACGCGCCGCGGCCAAGCTGGTCGCGCCGGGCGCCGCGATCGCCCTGTCGGGCGGCACGACGACCTTCGCGCTGGCGCACCAGCTGCTGGACGTCCCGGACCTGACGGTGGTCACCAATTCGGTGCGGGTCGCCGATGTGTTCCACGCGGCGCAGCGCACCTCGGGCCCGCGGCAGGGCGCGGCCACGGTCGTGCTGACGGGCGGGGTGCGCACGCCCTCCGACTCGCTGGTGGGGCCGGTGGCCGACCAGGCGATCGCGGCGCTCCACTTCGACCTGCTGTTCCTCGGGGTGCACGGCATATCGGTCGAGGCCGGCCTGTCGACGCCGAACCTCGCGGAGGCCGAGACGAACCGGCGGCTCGTGCAGTCCGCCCGCCGCGTGGTCGTGGTCGCGGACCACACCAAGTGGGGCAAGGTGGGGCTGAGTTCGTTCGCCTCGCTGGAGCGGATCGACACGCTCGTGACGGACGCCGGCCTGCCGGACGACGCGCGCGGGGTCGTCGCGGAACATCTGCGACGGCTGGTGGTGGCCGGGGAGCCCGAGGACGGCGCAGACATCTGACGGTAGCTCAGCTAGGGTGGCGCACCCGGTCATCGCCCGCTCCCGTCCAGGAGGGCTGCGCCCATGCCCCGTCGACTGCGCCCGGTGGAACTCGACTTCGTGGCGACGGCTCCCGTCCGGCATGTCTTCGAACGGGACATGGCCGCTCCGCCGGAGGCGGTGTACGGCGCGCTGGAGGACGTGCCCGGCTGGGCCGAGTGGTTCGCGCAGGTGTCGGCCGCCCGCCCGGTCGGCGCCGGCGCGGGGCGGGACATCACGCTCACCGGTGGCATCCGGTTCCGTGAGACGGTCATCGCGGCGAAGGGACCCGGGCTGTACGCCTACCGCGTGGACGTCACCAATCTGCCGGGCGTGCGGGCGCTGGCCGAGGAGTGGCGGCTCGCGCCGGCCGGCGGCGGCACCCGGGTGCGGTGGATTTTCGCCACCGACGGGACCGCTGCGTACCGGCTGGCGGTGAAGGTGGCGCGCGCAGGTCAGGCGCGCGCCTTCCGGGACGCCGTGCGGGCGCTGGACCGGCGGCTGAAGGTCTGAGGACCCGGGGGCTCAGTCCGGCCAGACGCCCGTCTTCAGCAGTGAGTCGATCGCGGCCGTGTACGGCTGGATGTCCAGCCCCTGGGCGGTCAGCCAGGCGTCCGAGTAGTACTTGTCGAGATACCGGTCCCCGGGGTCGCACAGCAGGGTCACGACGCTGCCCTGCCGACCCTCGGACACCATCTCCGCGACGATCTTCAGCGCGCTCCACAAGCCCGTGCCGGTGGAGCCGCCGGCCTTGCGGCCGATGGCGCGTTCCAGGGCGCGTACGGCGGCGACACTGGCCGCGTCGGGCACCTTCATCATCCGGTCGATCGCGCCGGGCACGAAGCTCGGTTCCATGCGGGGCCGGCCGATGCCCTCGATACGGGAGCCGCAGTCGCAGGTGACGTCCGGATCGCCGGTGGTCCAGCCCTCGAAGAAGCACGAGTTCTCGGGGTCGGCCACACAGACGCGGGTGTCGTACTGCATGTAGTGGACGTAGCGCGCGAGGGTCGCGGAGGTGCCGCCGGTGCCCGCGGTGGCGACGATCCACGCCGGCTCGGGGAACCGCTCCAGGCGCAGCTGGCGGAAGATGGACTCGGCGATGTTGTTGTTCCCGCGCCAGTCCGTGGCCCGTTCGGCGTAGGTGAACTGGTCCATGTAGTGGCCGCCGGTCTCGGCCGCGAGGCGGGCGGACTCCTCGTACATCGTGCGGGGGTCGTCCACGAAGTGACATCGGCCGGCGTGGAACTCGATGAGGCGGATCTTCTCGGCGCTCGTCGTGCGCGGCATGACGGCGATGAAGGGCACGCCGATCAGCTTCGCGAAGTACGCCTCGGAGACGGCGGTCGAGCCGCTGGAGGCCTCGATGACGGGCCGGTCCGGCCGGATCCAGCCGTTGCACAGGCCGTAGAGGAAGAGGGAGCGGGCGAGCCGGTGCTTGAGACTGCCGGTGGGGTGGGTGGACTCGTCCTTCAGGTACAGGTCGATGCCCCACCGCTGCGGCAGGGGGAACTGCAGCAGGTGTGTGTCGGCCGAGCGGTTGGCGTCCGCCTGGACTCTGCGGACGGCCTCTTTGAGCCACGCCCGGTAGGCGGCGTCGCTGTGGTCGACGTCGAGGGTCACGCCGGTCCGGGTCTGCTGGGGGGTACTCACGGGGGCTCCTAACGCTGCGCGCCGGCAAGGGGGCGCACGGCCGGCACACCGATCATAAGCACCTTGAGCACGCTTCTCACCTGCATAAACGCATCTTTGAGCCCCCCAAAGCGCCCCCAGGGGCAGGGCCCGGGGCAAGGGGGCGCGCGGTCCAGGGAGCGCATGGGCGAGTGTGCTGCGGGCGCCCCCGGAGAGGGGGGCGCGGGCACTGGTGCTCGACGCCGGGCGGGGGCAGACTGCTCGGCGGGACCAAGGCCCCGGACGGGGTGAGCGCAGGGTACGACCGCCTCCCGGGGCAGGCCTCGGGCACGGGCACCACCCTCTCGGGGGGCGACGGCCGGCGGGGCACACCGCACGGCCGGGCCGGGTCCGGACCGGGCGAGCGGGCGCACCACCCCGGAGGGGAACCTTCGTCCGGGTGCACCACCCCGGAGGGGACCCTTCGGCCGGACGGGGCACACTGGATCAGGACACGACCCCGTACCGGGCACCGCGCGGAGCGGGCCGGTACACCGACGCGCACTAGGGGGCGGGTGGCATGGGAGAGCCGGAGTTCAGGGCCACGGGCGTGCGGATCGGAAAGCGGCTGCGTTCGCTCACCCGGGCCGGGCAGGTCCGGATCAGCGACGGCCGGCTCCAACTGCTGACCAGCTACGGCAGTGAGATCGACAGCGCGCCGGTGCAGGCCGTGCGCGCCTCCAAGCCCTGGTTCGGCCCCGATGACCGGGCCACGGCGGACCTCAACGGCCAGCGGTACCTGCTCACTCTGGGCGACCACGACCCCGCCCCGGGGGAGCCGGGCCCGCCGGCGGCGCGGCGGTTCATCGAAGCCGTGCGCAGGGCAGCGGGGCGTGGCGACTGAGATGTCCGCGAGTTGCGGTACTTCATCCCCTACGCCACTCTGGTCTCACGTCACTCTGGGTTTACCGGCGATAACGCTGCGAACCAGCCCGCCGGCCACGACAGCAGGCGGCAGTGTCACGCAGGCGCCCTGCTGGATCCGAACTCCGTGTTCTTCCGGACCTCACGTCGGGGAGTCGCAGCCGTGATCAGCTACCCAAGCAGGCACTGCACGGTGGAGCTCCAAGCCCTGCCGTCGCGGATCGGCCAGGTCCGCAGAATCGTATCTGCGCAATTGCGCTACTGGCATCTGGATCCCCTGATCGACCGGGCCTCGCTCGGCGTGACGGAGCTGTTGTCCAACGTCCACCGCCATGCCCAGCCCGACAAGACGTGCACCGTGGAGATAGAGCTGCTGCTCGACCGGCTCACCGTCTCGGTGCGCGACGGTGACCCGCGGATGCCCGTGGTCGACGACGCCGAACCGCTGGCGACCTGCGGGCGCGGGCTCGCGATGGTGGCCGCCATGAGCGAGAGCTGGGGCGTCCGGCCGGACGGCGAGTCCGGCAAGGTCGTGTGGTTCACCCTGCCGACGTCCGCCCCCGCGGTGACCGCGCCGTCGCTTCACGCCCGGCGCACGGTCCTGGACAAGCCCGCGCGCCGGTTCGCCGAGGTCGGGGCTTCCGCCGACGGGCTCCGGCCCGACCATGCTCCCGCCCGGTCCGCCGTTGCCGGTTGACCGGGCGGTGACCACCCTCCCCTGAGGAGCCTCGGGGGCGTACGCCCCCGGGGGCGCTCCGGGGGCGCACGTCACCCCGTGGCGACCGCCGGCAGCACGCTCGGGCCCGGCGGCGCGCGCCGGGCCGGAAGCGGCACGGGGAGGGCGCCGGCCGCGACGGTCACGACGACCAGGGCCCTGAGTCGCGGCGGCCGCCCTTACGCCACACCTCCCTTGTGGCCGAACTCCTCGTTCAGTACGGACAATCGGCGCCAGTACTCGTCCTCGTCGATCTCGCCGGAGGCGAAGCGGCGGCCGAGTACGGCGATGGGCGAGTCGTCCCTGACGGCGGACTGCCGCCAGGGACCGCCGCGGCGGCCACGCCACACGGAGCGGCGCAGCAGCGCGACGCCGCCGCCGATCACCAGCGCCCAGATCACCGGGAAGAGCAGGATCCACGGGCCGGGCCCGCCGCCGTCGCCGAAGTTCGCCAGGGTCTGCATGTCGTCCGACTCCTCGATCACTCGATGGCTCGTGTCGCTTACGAGAGTCCTCCGGCAGGCGCCCCGGGTCGTCGTACGGCCAGCGGCACCGCCCGTACCCCACGGGGAGTAGACGGACGGCTCTCCATTGCTCCGCACCCCTCGACTTCTGTAACTACTGGTATGTACAGTGCGAGCATGAGCACCCCGGAACGGCTGATCGAGTCCACCCGCGAACTGTTGTGGGAGCGTGGCTACGTGGGCACCAGCCCCAAGGCGATCCTGGAACGCGCGGACGCCGGGCAGGGCAGCATGTACCACCACTTCAAGGGCAAGCCCGATCTCGCACTGGCCGCGATCCGCCGGACCGCCGAGGAGATGCGCGCCACCGCGGCGGGAGTGCTCGACGGCCCGGGCACGCCGTACGAGCGCATCGAGGCGTATCTGCGGCGCGAGCGGGACGTGCTGCGGGGCTGCCCGGTCGGCCGGCTGACGATGGATCCGGACGTCATCGCGAGCGCCGAGCTGCGCGCACCGGTCGACGAGACGCTCGACTGGCTGCGCGGGCGGATCGCCGGGATCGTCGAGGAAGGTAAGGCTCAGGGCCAGTTCGCGCCCGGGCTCGACGGCGGCGAGATCGCGGCGGCGGTCGTCGCGACCGTCCAGGGTGGTTACGTCCTCGCCCGCGCGTCCGGCTCCCCCGCCGCGTTCGACGCGGGGGTCCGGGGGCTCCTCTCCCTGCTGGCACCCCGGACTTCTTGAGGAGGCTTCCTTGTACGCCATGCAGTACGAGCTCACCCTGCCGGCCGGATACGACATGGGCCTCATCCGCGACCGCGTCGCCCGCCGCGGCCACCTCCTCGACGACCGGGAAGGGCTCGGCGTCAAGGCATACCTGATACGCGAGCGCGGCCTGCGCGGCTCGCCGGTCGACCAGTACGCGCCGTTCTACCTCTGGAACACCGTGGACGGTATGAACGCCTTCCTGTGGGGCGGCGGGTTCCAGGGGGTCAGTGACGACTTCGGGCGTCCGTCGGTGCGGCAGTGGACGGGGCTCGCGTACGAGGAAGGGGGCGGTTCGCAGGCGCGGTTCGCGGTGCGGCGGCGCCAACCGGTGCCGGACAGCGGGCGGTTGGCCGACGCCGCGGCGGAATCCGTGGGCGAGGCCCGGCGGCTGGCCGGGGAGCGCGGGGCCGTCCTCGCCGCCGCGGCCGTCGACACGAGCCGCTGGGAGCTGGTGCACTTCTCCCTCTGGGAGCACTGGGATCATGACACGCCCACGGCCGACGGCGAGGTGTTCGAGGTGCTGCACCTGTCCGCGCCGGGCCGGGACCGGCTGCCCCGGGGACGCCGGTGGTGAGCGCGGTCCGCACGGTGCTGGGGGACGTGTCCCCCGCAGACCTGGGTGTGTGCGACGCCCACGACCATCTGTTCTTCGGCAGTCCCCGGCTGCCCGGCCAGGAGCTGCGCAGCATGGCGGCGGCGCGGGCGGAGCTGGTGGCGTTCCGGGAGCAGGGCGGTGGGACCGTCGTGCAGTGGACGCCGTACGGGCTCGGGCGGCGGGCCGCCGATCTGCCGCCCCTGTCCCGGGAGACGGGTGTGCACGTGGTCGCCGCGACCGGCCTGCACCAGGCCGTGCACTACGACGAGGACACGCTCGCCGGGCTGCGGAGCCGGCTCGCCGAGGTCTTCGTCGCCGAACTCACCGAGGGCATCGGGACATCGGGGGTGCCGGCGGGGCTCGTCAAGGTCGCGGGCGGCTTCCACACCCTGGACGCGCACGCCCGCTGGACCATGACGGCGGCGGCCGAGGCGCAGCGCGCCACGGGCGCGGCGATCGCCGTGCACCTGGAGAGGGGAACCGGGGCGCTGGACGTACTGGACCTGCTGTGCGGGGAGTTGGGGGTGCCGCCGCACCGGGTGGTGCTCGGGCACCTCAACCGCTCCCCCGACCTGGTGGTGCACCGGCAGGCGGCGGAGTACGGCTGTTATCTGGCCTTCGACGGGCCGTCGCTCGCCCACCACGCCACGGACTGGCGGATGCCGGACGCCGTACGGGCCCTCGCCGACGCCGGGTTCGGCGACCGGCTGCTGCTGGGCGCGGACACCACCACGGCCGCCGCTCGCTCGGTGGACGGCGGCCCCGGGATGCCGTACCTGCTGCGCCGCGTGCGGCCCCGGCTCGTGGACGCCGTGGGCGAGGAGCTGGTGAGGCGCATCCTCACGGAGAATCCGGGGCGGGCGTTCGGGGCCGAGTGGCCCTGACCCGCCTGGTCCCCGGCCTCAGCCGCCGGCCTGGTCGCTGTCCTTCATCGAGCCCCAGCCGTGCCAGCGGTCGACCTCGATCCAGGCGCTCACCCGGGGGCGGACGCGGTCGGGGTACGGCTTGCCGGTGTAGTGCCGGGCGAGATGGTCGATGTCGGCCAGGTCCTCGTCGGCGTACGTCTCGGTCACGCGGCCGATGAGGGTGACGTGGGTGTACCAGTCGTCGCCGGCGAGCACCGTGAGGGTGACGCGCGGGTCGCGGCGCAGATGCTTCAGGCGTACCCGGCCCTCGTCGAGGTTGACCAGGACGCGGCCGTCCTTCCACGCGTACCACGTGGCGGTGGAGACCGGTGCACCGTCGGAGCGCAGCGTGGCCATGACGCACGGGTTGGGCCGGCTCAGCAGGGCGTCGGCCTCGGGCGGCAGCGGCGGCTTGGACATGAGGGAACCTCCTAGGAGTCGGTCTTCTCGTCGAAGCTGGCGAAGTAGGCGGCGGCCATGTCCTCGTCGGCGTGGCCCTGTGCGGCGGCGCGCTCCATTCGGGCGGCGGCCGCTTCGGCGACGTCCAGCCGGACGCCGTGGCCTGCGCCGGCCTGGACGATGAGCCGGGCGTCCTTGGCGGCGGTGCTCACCGCGAACTGGGGCGGTGTGAGCCTGCCTTCGAGAACGAGATCCGACTTGGCGCGCAGATAGCCCATGTCGAGCGGGCCGCCGGCGACGAGGTCGAAGAAGCCGTGCGGGTCGACGCCGAGGGCCTTCGACAGGGCGAGGGCCTCGCCGGCGGCGGCCGTGACGGCGAGGACCCAGCTGTTGGCGACGAGCTTGAGGCGGGTGGCCCCGCCCTCCGCTCCGTCCTCGCCGGACCAGACGGTCCGGGCGCCGACCGCCTCGAAGACCGGCGTCACCTTCTCGCGCCCCTCGACGGGGCCGGCCGCGAGCACGGTCAGTGTCCCGGCCTCGGCGGGCTGGCGGGTGCCCAGGACGGGTGCGTCGTAGAAGAGCAGGCCGTGCTCGCGGGCGAAGGCGGCCAGCTCGGCGACGCCGTCGAGGCCTGCGGTACTGGACTGCACCCATGCGATGCCGGGGCGCAGGGCGGGAGCGGCCTCGCGCATCGTCTCCAGGGCGGCGGGGCCGTC contains these protein-coding regions:
- a CDS encoding PPOX class F420-dependent oxidoreductase, with the translated sequence MSKPPLPPEADALLSRPNPCVMATLRSDGAPVSTATWYAWKDGRVLVNLDEGRVRLKHLRRDPRVTLTVLAGDDWYTHVTLIGRVTETYADEDLADIDHLARHYTGKPYPDRVRPRVSAWIEVDRWHGWGSMKDSDQAGG
- a CDS encoding TetR/AcrR family transcriptional regulator, whose product is MSTPERLIESTRELLWERGYVGTSPKAILERADAGQGSMYHHFKGKPDLALAAIRRTAEEMRATAAGVLDGPGTPYERIEAYLRRERDVLRGCPVGRLTMDPDVIASAELRAPVDETLDWLRGRIAGIVEEGKAQGQFAPGLDGGEIAAAVVATVQGGYVLARASGSPAAFDAGVRGLLSLLAPRTS
- a CDS encoding PLP-dependent cysteine synthase family protein, giving the protein MSTPQQTRTGVTLDVDHSDAAYRAWLKEAVRRVQADANRSADTHLLQFPLPQRWGIDLYLKDESTHPTGSLKHRLARSLFLYGLCNGWIRPDRPVIEASSGSTAVSEAYFAKLIGVPFIAVMPRTTSAEKIRLIEFHAGRCHFVDDPRTMYEESARLAAETGGHYMDQFTYAERATDWRGNNNIAESIFRQLRLERFPEPAWIVATAGTGGTSATLARYVHYMQYDTRVCVADPENSCFFEGWTTGDPDVTCDCGSRIEGIGRPRMEPSFVPGAIDRMMKVPDAASVAAVRALERAIGRKAGGSTGTGLWSALKIVAEMVSEGRQGSVVTLLCDPGDRYLDKYYSDAWLTAQGLDIQPYTAAIDSLLKTGVWPD
- a CDS encoding NAD(P)-dependent oxidoreductase, which translates into the protein MTHQLTVSVLGTGIMGAAMARNLARAGHTVHAWNRTRAKAEPLAAEGVRIADSPEQAVRDTDIVLTMLHDGPAALETMREAAPALRPGIAWVQSSTAGLDGVAELAAFAREHGLLFYDAPVLGTRQPAEAGTLTVLAAGPVEGREKVTPVFEAVGARTVWSGEDGAEGGATRLKLVANSWVLAVTAAAGEALALSKALGVDPHGFFDLVAGGPLDMGYLRAKSDLVLEGRLTPPQFAVSTAAKDARLIVQAGAGHGVRLDVAEAAAARMERAAAQGHADEDMAAAYFASFDEKTDS
- a CDS encoding SHOCT domain-containing protein; the encoded protein is MQTLANFGDGGGPGPWILLFPVIWALVIGGGVALLRRSVWRGRRGGPWRQSAVRDDSPIAVLGRRFASGEIDEDEYWRRLSVLNEEFGHKGGVA
- a CDS encoding phosphotriesterase family protein; its protein translation is MSAVRTVLGDVSPADLGVCDAHDHLFFGSPRLPGQELRSMAAARAELVAFREQGGGTVVQWTPYGLGRRAADLPPLSRETGVHVVAATGLHQAVHYDEDTLAGLRSRLAEVFVAELTEGIGTSGVPAGLVKVAGGFHTLDAHARWTMTAAAEAQRATGAAIAVHLERGTGALDVLDLLCGELGVPPHRVVLGHLNRSPDLVVHRQAAEYGCYLAFDGPSLAHHATDWRMPDAVRALADAGFGDRLLLGADTTTAAARSVDGGPGMPYLLRRVRPRLVDAVGEELVRRILTENPGRAFGAEWP
- a CDS encoding SRPBCC family protein codes for the protein MPRRLRPVELDFVATAPVRHVFERDMAAPPEAVYGALEDVPGWAEWFAQVSAARPVGAGAGRDITLTGGIRFRETVIAAKGPGLYAYRVDVTNLPGVRALAEEWRLAPAGGGTRVRWIFATDGTAAYRLAVKVARAGQARAFRDAVRALDRRLKV
- a CDS encoding ATP-binding protein, with the protein product MISYPSRHCTVELQALPSRIGQVRRIVSAQLRYWHLDPLIDRASLGVTELLSNVHRHAQPDKTCTVEIELLLDRLTVSVRDGDPRMPVVDDAEPLATCGRGLAMVAAMSESWGVRPDGESGKVVWFTLPTSAPAVTAPSLHARRTVLDKPARRFAEVGASADGLRPDHAPARSAVAG
- a CDS encoding DUF4865 family protein, translated to MYAMQYELTLPAGYDMGLIRDRVARRGHLLDDREGLGVKAYLIRERGLRGSPVDQYAPFYLWNTVDGMNAFLWGGGFQGVSDDFGRPSVRQWTGLAYEEGGGSQARFAVRRRQPVPDSGRLADAAAESVGEARRLAGERGAVLAAAAVDTSRWELVHFSLWEHWDHDTPTADGEVFEVLHLSAPGRDRLPRGRRW
- a CDS encoding DeoR/GlpR family DNA-binding transcription regulator, whose translation is MSENQNLLAEQRRSLILDEVRRRGGVRVNELTRKLGVSDMTVRRDLDALARQGVLEKVHGGAVPVVEASTHEPGFEAKSGLELTAKEDIARAAAKLVAPGAAIALSGGTTTFALAHQLLDVPDLTVVTNSVRVADVFHAAQRTSGPRQGAATVVLTGGVRTPSDSLVGPVADQAIAALHFDLLFLGVHGISVEAGLSTPNLAEAETNRRLVQSARRVVVVADHTKWGKVGLSSFASLERIDTLVTDAGLPDDARGVVAEHLRRLVVAGEPEDGADI